The following coding sequences are from one Pasteurellaceae bacterium RH1A window:
- a CDS encoding peptide transporter has product MRLLPLALGLSLTAFSGLSIAAPANTLVNCIATPPMKLSPAIINDANDFNASSQQVYNRLVEFKAGKIEVEPGLAERWEVSEDGLTYLFHLRKGVKFHSSKTFKPSRDFNADDVIFSFQRQADKEHPYHLVSAGTYFYFNWMNLPKILKSVEKVDDYTIKITLNQPNTPFITTLAMDFLSIYSQEYAEQLLAAGKPEVLDQHPIGTGPFIFQTYQTDHAVRFQANPDYWKGKASIERLIFSITPDAGTRYAKLKANECDVIDFPNIADIAQMKQDKEITLLEREGLNLAYIGLNSLKPALNNPKVRQALHHATDKQAIVEAVYQGGGKVAYNPFPDAVLGYNADLPQYGFDLEKAKALLAEAGFPDGFETEIWVQPVVRPSNPNPRRTAEIIQADWAKIGVKAKLVTHDWADFNKRTREGEFSAGTYGWTSRNGDPDNFLFPLFSRENIPGTNYARWTDDTLEALLRSAVQTQDQDERAKQYREAVAIVQENSPIIPLAHAINYVPLHKRVKGFVQSPFGYTAFYGVRLED; this is encoded by the coding sequence ATGCGATTACTCCCTCTTGCTCTTGGTTTAAGCCTGACTGCTTTTTCTGGCCTCAGTATTGCGGCTCCAGCGAATACCCTTGTGAACTGCATTGCTACCCCTCCCATGAAATTAAGCCCGGCCATTATTAATGATGCCAATGATTTTAACGCCAGCTCTCAACAGGTTTATAACCGTTTGGTTGAGTTTAAAGCAGGTAAAATTGAGGTTGAACCAGGCTTGGCAGAGCGCTGGGAAGTCAGTGAAGATGGGCTTACCTATCTCTTTCATTTGCGTAAGGGAGTAAAATTTCATTCCAGCAAAACCTTTAAGCCTAGCCGAGATTTTAATGCAGATGATGTGATTTTTTCTTTTCAGCGGCAGGCAGATAAAGAGCATCCTTACCATCTTGTATCGGCTGGCACCTACTTTTACTTTAATTGGATGAATTTGCCAAAAATCTTAAAAAGCGTGGAGAAAGTGGATGATTACACCATTAAAATCACCCTAAATCAACCGAATACGCCTTTCATTACAACCTTGGCCATGGATTTTCTGTCTATTTATTCTCAAGAATATGCTGAACAATTATTGGCTGCTGGCAAGCCCGAGGTGCTAGATCAACATCCTATTGGGACAGGCCCTTTCATTTTTCAAACCTATCAAACCGACCATGCAGTACGTTTTCAGGCAAATCCCGACTATTGGAAGGGTAAAGCCAGCATTGAACGCCTGATCTTTAGTATTACGCCCGATGCAGGTACACGCTATGCTAAGCTCAAGGCCAATGAATGTGATGTAATTGATTTTCCAAATATTGCCGATATTGCTCAAATGAAACAGGATAAAGAGATTACCTTATTAGAACGTGAAGGACTAAATCTCGCCTATATTGGCTTAAATAGCTTAAAACCTGCTCTAAATAACCCAAAGGTTCGCCAAGCACTGCATCATGCAACAGATAAACAAGCCATTGTTGAGGCGGTTTATCAAGGCGGTGGAAAAGTGGCATATAATCCCTTCCCGGATGCGGTGTTGGGCTATAATGCTGACCTCCCACAATATGGTTTTGATCTTGAAAAAGCCAAAGCCTTATTGGCAGAAGCAGGTTTTCCTGATGGGTTTGAAACAGAAATTTGGGTACAACCTGTTGTGCGACCGTCCAATCCCAATCCTCGCCGTACGGCTGAAATTATTCAAGCAGACTGGGCCAAAATTGGCGTGAAAGCTAAATTGGTGACCCATGACTGGGCAGATTTTAACAAGCGTACACGTGAGGGTGAGTTTTCAGCAGGAACCTATGGCTGGACAAGCCGTAATGGTGATCCAGATAACTTCTTATTCCCCTTGTTTAGTCGTGAGAATATCCCTGGTACAAATTATGCCCGCTGGACAGATGATACTTTAGAAGCCTTATTGCGCAGTGCTGTGCAAACCCAAGACCAAGATGAACGGGCTAAGCAGTACCGAGAAGCTGTTGCGATTGTGCAAGAAAATAGCCCAATTATACCGCTTGCTCATGCCATCAATTATGTTCCCCTTCATAAGCGGGTGAAGGGTTTTGTGCAAAGCCCCTTTGGCTATACTGCCTTTTATGGGGTGAGGTTAGAAGATTAG